A window of Streptomyces sp. NBC_01224 genomic DNA:
GGTCTGGGGGGCGGCGCCGTGGCCTCGGCCAGCAGGGACGCGAGCCGTACGAGAGCCGTCTCGCGATTGCGCCACTGGGAGCGGTGCTCGGACGCCCGTACCGCGATCACCCCGCCCACGAGCCTGCTCTCCAGACGCTGGAGCGCCCGCTCCTTCCATACCTCGGGAAGCGACTCGGTCGCCGCGAGGTCGAAGCGGAGCTCCACCTGGGAGTCGCTGGTGTTGACGTGCTGCCCGCCGGGCCCGGAGGACCGCGAGAAACGCCACATGAGCTCGGCCTCCGGCAGGGAGACCGAACCGCGGATGACATAGGGCCCGGACATGGCACCCATGTTCCCCGGCCCACAGGGTGTTCGTCACCTTCTTTTGCCGGTCGGCCCGTACGGACCGTACGGGCCGACCGGGGGACTTCGGTAAAGAAAGTAAAGGGAGCAGGAACCTCCCGGTCCCTTGCCCGCGTTATGACCTGTGACGGTAGCTTCGTGATGGCATGAAGCCCGCAATCGAAGATGAAAGGGACTTCCCATGGCTGTAAGCCTGTCCAAGGGCGGCAACGTCTCGCTCACCAAGGAGGCCCCGGGCCTGACCGCCGTCACGGTCGGCCTCGGCTGGGACGTCCGCACCACCACCGGCACCGACTTCGACCTCGACGCCTCGGCGATCGCGGTCAACCCGGGCGGCAAGGTCGTCTCCGACGGCCACTTCGTCTTCTTCAACAACAAGTCGACGCCGGACCAGACCATCGTCCACACCGGTGACAACGTCACGGGCCAGGGCGAGGGCGACGACGAGCAGATCAACGTCAACCTGGCGGGCCTGCCGGCCGACGTCGACAAGATCGTCTTCCCGGTCTCGATCTACGACGCCGAGACCCGCAGCCAGAACTTCGGCCAGGTTCGCAACGCATTCATCCGCATCCTCAACCAGGCCGGCGGCACGGAGATCGCCCGTTACGACCTGAGCGAGGACGCCGCCACCGAGACCGCCATGGTCTTCGGCGAGCTCTACCGCAACGGCGCGGAGTGGAAGTTCCGCGCGGTCGGCCAGGGTTACGCCTCGGGCCTGCGCGGCATCGCCCAGGACTTCGGCGTCAGCATCTGACGCAAGAGCTCATCACGCAGAAGCCCCCGGCCGTCACTGCCGGGGGCTTCTGCGTGCGCACCGGCCGGGCTTGAGCCAGGGCCGTTATGCATAAGCACTCTGCGAACACTCACAGATGACCGCATAGCGAACATCGAGCGGGCCGAGCAAGGACGGCGGCTCGGCCGACCACTGGTCAAAGACGGTCGGCCGGCTCCACGTCCACTACTCGTCGGAGCCGGACTCGCGGCCCTTCACACGCCGCACACATGCCCCGCACCGCCAGAGCTGTGCGCGGCGTTTCGGCGCGCGGAGTTCCAGGCCGCCGTCACCGCCGGACTCCGCCGAATAGCGAACACAAGCGCATCCCATTCGGACAAGAAGTGGTCAAAAAAATGTGAGGCATTTGTTAGTACACCGTCAATGCCGGTCATTCGGTGGCACGCTCTCGGCTCGTAACCCCCCACGGAACGAGCAACGGAGAACGCATGACCCCCCACATGAACACCCGTCGCGCCGCAGCCCTGGCCGCCGTGGCCGCGATGGTCGTCGTCGGCGTCCAGACCGGTGCGGCAAACGCCGCGCCGGACAACGGCAATGACGGTCCCTCCGCCCCTCGCAGCGCCGCCCCCTTCGGCGCGAACAGCGCCTCGCAGCGCACCGCCGCCATCAAGTCGGCGCAGTCCGACGCCTCTTCGACCGCCGACTCCCTCGGGCTCGGCAGCCAGGAGAAGCTGATCACCCGTGATGTGGTCAAGGACGCCGACGGCACCGTCCACACCCGCTACGAGCGCACCTACGCCGGCCTCCCGGTCATCGGCGGCGATCTCGTCACCCACACCACCCGCAGCGGAAAGCTCAAGAGCGTCACCAAGGCGACCGGGGCCCGGATATCCGTGCCCTCGACGACGGCGAAGATCAAGACCGCGGCGAG
This region includes:
- the arfB gene encoding alternative ribosome rescue aminoacyl-tRNA hydrolase ArfB: MGAMSGPYVIRGSVSLPEAELMWRFSRSSGPGGQHVNTSDSQVELRFDLAATESLPEVWKERALQRLESRLVGGVIAVRASEHRSQWRNRETALVRLASLLAEATAPPPRPRRKTRIPRGINERRLREKKQRGDTKRGRSGRDW
- a CDS encoding TerD family protein translates to MAVSLSKGGNVSLTKEAPGLTAVTVGLGWDVRTTTGTDFDLDASAIAVNPGGKVVSDGHFVFFNNKSTPDQTIVHTGDNVTGQGEGDDEQINVNLAGLPADVDKIVFPVSIYDAETRSQNFGQVRNAFIRILNQAGGTEIARYDLSEDAATETAMVFGELYRNGAEWKFRAVGQGYASGLRGIAQDFGVSI